A genomic window from Centroberyx gerrardi isolate f3 chromosome 14, fCenGer3.hap1.cur.20231027, whole genome shotgun sequence includes:
- the LOC139912737 gene encoding solute carrier family 2, facilitated glucose transporter member 1-like isoform X1 has product MESGDKVTLPLMMAVGTAVIGSLQFGYNTGVINAPQNIIESFYNETWTSRYSESISQNSLTTLWSISVAIFSVGGMFGSFSVGLFVNRFGRRNSMLMANVLAFIAAAFMGFSKLAASWELLIIGRFVVGLYSGLSTGFVPMYVGEVSPTSLRGALGTLHQLGVVIGILMAQIFGIESIMGNASLWPLLLGFTFIPAVLQCVLLPFCPESPRYLLISCNEEEKARSVLTKLRGTEEVSAAMQEMKEESQQMMREKKVTIPELFRSPLYREPIFIAIMLQLSQQLSGINAVFYYSTGIFERAGVSQPVYATIGAGVVNTVFTVVSLFLVERAGRRSLQLIGLLGMAGSAVLMTIALALLDQLRWMSYVSIVAIFCFVAFFEIGPGPIPWFIVAELFSQGPRPAAIAVAGFSNWSANFAVGMGFQYVEKLCGPYVFILFTVLLLGFFIFTYFKVPETKGRTFDEISAGFRQAAGQSSEKYSAPEELNTLTGAESPL; this is encoded by the exons ATGGAGTCCGGGGACAAG GTGACACTCCCACTGATGATGGCGGTGGGGACAGCTGTGATTGGCTCGCTACAGTTTGGCTACAACACTGGTGTCATCAACGCTCCACAGAAT ATCATTGAGAGCTTCTACAACGAGACGTGGACCAGCAGGTATTCAGAGTCCATCTCTCAGAACTCTCTGACTACTCTGTGGTCCATCTCCGTGGCCAtcttctctgtgggaggaatgTTCGGCTCCTTCTCCGTCGGCCTCTTTGTCAACCGCTTTGGCAG GAGGAACTCCATGCTCATGGCCAATGTGCTAGCCTTTATTGCTGCTGCGTTTATGGGCTTCTCCAAGCTGGCCGCATCCTGGGAGTTGCTCATCATTGGACGTTTCGTAGTGGGCCTCTACTCCGGCCTCTCCACCGGCTTTGTGCCCATGTATGTTGGAGAAGTCTCGCCCACCTCCCTCCGCGGAGCACTAGGCACTTTGCATCAGCTTGGCGTTGTAATTGGCATACTCATGGCACAG ATTTTTGGGATCGAGTCCATCATGGGGAATGCCTCCCTGTGGCCTCTCCTGTTGGGTTTTACCTTCATCCCGGCCGTACTGCAGTGTGTCCTGCTGCCCTTCTGCCCCGAAAGCCCCCGCTACCTCCTCATCAGCTGCAATGAGGAAGAGAAAGCCCGGAGCG TCTTAACGAAGCTGCGGGGCACCGAGGAGGTGAGTGCAGCCATgcaggagatgaaggaggagagccAGCAGATGATGAGGGAGAAGAAGGTGACCATCCCCGAGTTGTTCCGCTCCCCCCTCTACCGCGAGCCCATCTTCATCGCTATCATGCTGCAGCTCTCGCAGCAGCTGTCTGGAATCAACGCT GTGTTTTACTACTCCACCGGGATCTTTGAGCGAGCAGGAGTGTCTCAGCCTGTCTATGCGACCATTGGGGCCGGAGTGGTCAACACGGTCTTCACTGTGGTTTCT tTGTTTTTGGTGGAGCGTGCAGGCAGGAGATCGCTCCAGCTCATTGGTCTATTAGGAATGGCTGGGTCAGCAGTCCTTATGACCATTGCCTTGGCATTGTTG GACCAGCTCAGATGGATGTCCTACGTCAGCATCGTAGCCATCTTCTGTTTTGTAGCCTTCTTTGAAATCGGCCCCGGCCCCATCCCCTGGTTCATCGTGGCCGAGCTCTTCAGCCAGGGGCCCCGGCCGGCAGCCATCGCAGTCGCTGGCTTCTCCAATTGGTCTGCCAACTTCGCAGTGGGCATGGGCTTCCAGTACGTTGAG AAACTGTGCGGCCCGTACGTGTTCATCTTGTTCACCGTCCTGCTGCTGGGCTTCTTCATCTTCACCTACTTCAAGGTGCCAGAGACCAAGGGCCGGACCTTTGACGAGATCTCGGCGGGCTTCCGCCAGGCGGCCGGCCAGTCCTCTGAGAAGTACTCGGCCCCTGAGGAGCTCAACACCCTCACGGGGGCCGAATCCCcgctttaa
- the LOC139912737 gene encoding solute carrier family 2, facilitated glucose transporter member 1-like isoform X2: MMAVGTAVIGSLQFGYNTGVINAPQNIIESFYNETWTSRYSESISQNSLTTLWSISVAIFSVGGMFGSFSVGLFVNRFGRRNSMLMANVLAFIAAAFMGFSKLAASWELLIIGRFVVGLYSGLSTGFVPMYVGEVSPTSLRGALGTLHQLGVVIGILMAQIFGIESIMGNASLWPLLLGFTFIPAVLQCVLLPFCPESPRYLLISCNEEEKARSVLTKLRGTEEVSAAMQEMKEESQQMMREKKVTIPELFRSPLYREPIFIAIMLQLSQQLSGINAVFYYSTGIFERAGVSQPVYATIGAGVVNTVFTVVSLFLVERAGRRSLQLIGLLGMAGSAVLMTIALALLDQLRWMSYVSIVAIFCFVAFFEIGPGPIPWFIVAELFSQGPRPAAIAVAGFSNWSANFAVGMGFQYVEKLCGPYVFILFTVLLLGFFIFTYFKVPETKGRTFDEISAGFRQAAGQSSEKYSAPEELNTLTGAESPL, encoded by the exons ATGATGGCGGTGGGGACAGCTGTGATTGGCTCGCTACAGTTTGGCTACAACACTGGTGTCATCAACGCTCCACAGAAT ATCATTGAGAGCTTCTACAACGAGACGTGGACCAGCAGGTATTCAGAGTCCATCTCTCAGAACTCTCTGACTACTCTGTGGTCCATCTCCGTGGCCAtcttctctgtgggaggaatgTTCGGCTCCTTCTCCGTCGGCCTCTTTGTCAACCGCTTTGGCAG GAGGAACTCCATGCTCATGGCCAATGTGCTAGCCTTTATTGCTGCTGCGTTTATGGGCTTCTCCAAGCTGGCCGCATCCTGGGAGTTGCTCATCATTGGACGTTTCGTAGTGGGCCTCTACTCCGGCCTCTCCACCGGCTTTGTGCCCATGTATGTTGGAGAAGTCTCGCCCACCTCCCTCCGCGGAGCACTAGGCACTTTGCATCAGCTTGGCGTTGTAATTGGCATACTCATGGCACAG ATTTTTGGGATCGAGTCCATCATGGGGAATGCCTCCCTGTGGCCTCTCCTGTTGGGTTTTACCTTCATCCCGGCCGTACTGCAGTGTGTCCTGCTGCCCTTCTGCCCCGAAAGCCCCCGCTACCTCCTCATCAGCTGCAATGAGGAAGAGAAAGCCCGGAGCG TCTTAACGAAGCTGCGGGGCACCGAGGAGGTGAGTGCAGCCATgcaggagatgaaggaggagagccAGCAGATGATGAGGGAGAAGAAGGTGACCATCCCCGAGTTGTTCCGCTCCCCCCTCTACCGCGAGCCCATCTTCATCGCTATCATGCTGCAGCTCTCGCAGCAGCTGTCTGGAATCAACGCT GTGTTTTACTACTCCACCGGGATCTTTGAGCGAGCAGGAGTGTCTCAGCCTGTCTATGCGACCATTGGGGCCGGAGTGGTCAACACGGTCTTCACTGTGGTTTCT tTGTTTTTGGTGGAGCGTGCAGGCAGGAGATCGCTCCAGCTCATTGGTCTATTAGGAATGGCTGGGTCAGCAGTCCTTATGACCATTGCCTTGGCATTGTTG GACCAGCTCAGATGGATGTCCTACGTCAGCATCGTAGCCATCTTCTGTTTTGTAGCCTTCTTTGAAATCGGCCCCGGCCCCATCCCCTGGTTCATCGTGGCCGAGCTCTTCAGCCAGGGGCCCCGGCCGGCAGCCATCGCAGTCGCTGGCTTCTCCAATTGGTCTGCCAACTTCGCAGTGGGCATGGGCTTCCAGTACGTTGAG AAACTGTGCGGCCCGTACGTGTTCATCTTGTTCACCGTCCTGCTGCTGGGCTTCTTCATCTTCACCTACTTCAAGGTGCCAGAGACCAAGGGCCGGACCTTTGACGAGATCTCGGCGGGCTTCCGCCAGGCGGCCGGCCAGTCCTCTGAGAAGTACTCGGCCCCTGAGGAGCTCAACACCCTCACGGGGGCCGAATCCCcgctttaa